Sequence from the Paenibacillus riograndensis SBR5 genome:
CTATGTGGAATTTCTGGCAGTGGAGAACCGGGAGCTGGCTGAATCGGCGGATACTGCCAATCTTGTCGTCAAGGATGCTGTAAAGCTGCTGCCCGAGCATGAGGGCTTCAGCAGGGTGGCTATCCGCACTGATGATATTGAGCAGACTGCGGCGCTGCTCCAGCAGCAAGGCCTTAAGCTGTCGCCGATTATGGACGGCCGACGGCTGAACAAGCAAGGGCAATGGATTGAATGGCGGATGTTGACCATTGGCGGACATTTTCAGGGACTGGTCTACCCGTTCGTTATTCAGTGGAAAGGCACAGACGGGCAGCGTCAACAGGAGCTTAGGACAGCAGGCATTATTAGGCCCCACCCTGCCGGAGCAGTTGAAGTACGGGCGGCTGTTTTCTCCGTTACTGATCCGGCGGCAACCGCTGCTCATTGGAGTCAAGTGATTGGCTTGCCCTTCCAGAATCATAGATCTGCGGCAGACGGCTCCGTATCCCTTGCTATCGGAAACAAGGCGTTTGTGTTCCGGCAGGGGAACGGGGAGCAGATGCAGGAACTGCTGCTGGCAACGGATGCCCCCGGTTTGGCGGGCCGGAGAATCCGCTTTGGCCAGGCTGATTATGTTTTTACAGCGCTATAGCACTATAGCATTGCTTGGCATTGCCCAATGCCGGATCCCAATACAGCACCAAGTATAGTCCCAAGAATGAAGTGGAAAAAGGTACACTAATTCTCTCAATCAGGCGATAAATTCGAAAATAGATGGAAAAAGGCCACTTAAATT
This genomic interval carries:
- a CDS encoding VOC family protein; protein product: MSSLQWDHTVHYINDLEQAVQTFTDNGLAAFPGGSHKLWGTHNALSYFGLNYVEFLAVENRELAESADTANLVVKDAVKLLPEHEGFSRVAIRTDDIEQTAALLQQQGLKLSPIMDGRRLNKQGQWIEWRMLTIGGHFQGLVYPFVIQWKGTDGQRQQELRTAGIIRPHPAGAVEVRAAVFSVTDPAATAAHWSQVIGLPFQNHRSAADGSVSLAIGNKAFVFRQGNGEQMQELLLATDAPGLAGRRIRFGQADYVFTAL